The genomic region CAGTTGCATCCGGGTGAAACCCCCAAAGAAGGCTAGAACTCTTAGCCTTTCCGGTTTTTCTAATACCAAAATACGAACCGAAGTGCTTTGTCCGTTTTATTTAAAACGGACAAAGCACGAAAGTTAGCCTATACCTGAAAGAATTCCTTGATGGCTTGAAAGTCCTCCGGGAGCAGCCCCATGACAATCGGAAAATAATCAAGCATAATTTTGGCCATAAAAGATTCACCGATTATGACGCCTCCGGTGAATTTTGCAATAACAGCCAGAATCGCCCCCAGTACCAAAAAACCGGATAACAGCCCGAATAAGGCGCCGCCTAAATGGTCAACCCAGCCGATAAGCAGTGTTTTGACAACAAACTTCAGCAGTTTAGCGATAAGCAGCCCGATAACATAAACAATTGCTATAATCAGCACAAAGGCCAATGCATTGGCGACCGTTTCGTTATTGGTAAAACCGAATATCCCCGAAAGTGAACCATGAAAACGCCCCGCAAGTACGATACCGATTGTTAAACTGACAAGCGAAATTGCAGTTTTAATCAGCCCTTTTCTTAAACCGATAAACGTGGGGATAAACAGCAAAACTAAAAGTACAATATCCAGCCAATTCATAGTTTTATCCTCCCAATTCTTTGGCTCTTTTATAAGCGGCAACAACCGCTTCTTCGACCAGCCCTTTGAAATTACCGTTGGCAAATACGGTTAACGCTGCTGCCGTGGTTCCGCCGGGAGAGGTTACCGCTTCCCGCAGTTTGTCCAGCGGCTTATCGGAATTATCGGCGTATTTTACGGAACCGATCATTAATTGCATTACAATTTGATGGGCTTGTTCACGTGAAAACCCTATCCGTTCGGCGGCATCTATCAGCGATTCCATAAAAAGAAAAACATAAGCCGGTCCGCTGCCGCTTATAGCTGTTGCTATATCAATGCTGTCTTCGTCGGCAACGTAAAGTTCTTTCCCCAAAGCGCTGAGAATGTTTTTTGCCAGCGCCGATTGTTTATCGGTAACATCTTCCAAGGCGGTCCACACTGTCATCCCATAACCCAATTGGGCGGGGGTATTGGGCATTGCGCGCACTACGGCTTTGTGTTTAAGGCTGTTTTGAAGGGTTTTTAGGCATTTTCCGGCAATAATCGAAATAACCAGTTGTCCGTCGCATAACTTGCCGCTGATTTGAGACGCCGTCTCGGCTAAGTTTTGCGGTTTAACGGCAAGGATTACAACCTCCCCTTTTTCGATAACATCAAGGTTATTGTCGGTCGTATAAACCCCGAATTTTTTACTAACCGATTCACGGTATTCTTTGTTTATTTCGCTGACATAGATTTTTTCGGGTAAGGTTATCCTTTTTGAAACTATTGCCGAAAGGATTGCCTGTCCCATATTGCCGCAGCCTATCAAAGCTATTTTCATA from Dehalococcoidales bacterium harbors:
- a CDS encoding CvpA family protein; translation: MNWLDIVLLVLLFIPTFIGLRKGLIKTAISLVSLTIGIVLAGRFHGSLSGIFGFTNNETVANALAFVLIIAIVYVIGLLIAKLLKFVVKTLLIGWVDHLGGALFGLLSGFLVLGAILAVIAKFTGGVIIGESFMAKIMLDYFPIVMGLLPEDFQAIKEFFQV
- the proC gene encoding pyrroline-5-carboxylate reductase, which gives rise to MKIALIGCGNMGQAILSAIVSKRITLPEKIYVSEINKEYRESVSKKFGVYTTDNNLDVIEKGEVVILAVKPQNLAETASQISGKLCDGQLVISIIAGKCLKTLQNSLKHKAVVRAMPNTPAQLGYGMTVWTALEDVTDKQSALAKNILSALGKELYVADEDSIDIATAISGSGPAYVFLFMESLIDAAERIGFSREQAHQIVMQLMIGSVKYADNSDKPLDKLREAVTSPGGTTAAALTVFANGNFKGLVEEAVVAAYKRAKELGG